A part of Gallus gallus isolate bGalGal1 chromosome 26, bGalGal1.mat.broiler.GRCg7b, whole genome shotgun sequence genomic DNA contains:
- the DENND2C gene encoding DENN domain-containing protein 2C isoform X3: protein MHPAETGDSSFSRSAVQTLSRSHCRNIKQKISQWEGRTQGCSSKEKQQLNDFGVKYDPGCDVPSKVKPEDIEKGRKAGSEDPKNLGLDFRENAGSCLQTTDCGDLKSCACSHASQAKENGKWQPGFPDPGKALPPGNFYTLQGLWRKVDPSTALPVPVDLQKKWGHCGFTEREWKAKGVELFCGAERNVKNSYLEAVEQEEKLAAVPPPKPRRTFRYLAENCASSCSDASATKEAPLEKKRGGDLVSFSNNLEKRTVSRMIRGRIQRKSFEFEDIQGFRNWMSATRSHKLQEETNGTAGPRLIYTQSEDNIYEDIICPAKENPYEDIRVLPLPLWKVPSVWKLPPSQSTSRAPKLPPKPSFLSRKTFELKPSLTSLQGKMVKDTTLPVTLTDWKLFRAVEATSRRKNLPWMVLKIQEIFVSKRGKKRVKLLSPAGREVPPTKGETSGNESDTENQPKSRHKGLLLVQSASKRNPHYQTLERDLIELQEQQLFELFVVVSLQKKSSEIKYTPQIIQQFPSKPEHRFRQSKDTEERLKVIPKFCFPDPKDWFPASDLKSETFSFVLTGEDGSRWFGYCKKLLPEGKGKRLPEVYCIVSRLGCFNLFSKILDEVEKRREMSPALVHPFMRSVMEAPFPAPGRTITVKSFLPGAGNEVMKLCRPSDSRLEHVDFECLFKCLSVSHMIRVFASLLLERRVIFVADNLSTLSKCGHAAVAILYPFTWQHTYIPVLPTSMIDIVCSPTPFLIGILSCSLPQLQDLPLEEVLIVDLCADKFLQEVSDEEEILPHKLQAALVQILEERNEILSHEQSRMQGDMPLNSLVSEAFVHFFVEIVGHYSLHMNVTEKGERVFQREPFRKSHMSRNVRHFLHFFMETQMFAGFIQDRELSKSAVKGLFEVRALEYLESIPETEPTGMNRILRTLGSKMKFLQKK, encoded by the exons ATGCACCCAGCAGAGACAGGTGACAGTAGCTTCTCCCGCTCTGCTGTGCAGACCCTCTCTCGGAGCCACTGCCGCAACATCAAACAGAAGATCTCCCAGTGGGAAGGGAGAACACAAGGGTGCTCCAGCaaggagaaacagcagctgaacGACTTTGGAGTAAAATATGATCCAGGCTGTGATGTTCCGTCCAAAGTGAAGCCTGAAGATATAGAGAAGGGCAGAAAGGCTGGGTCTGAAGATCCAAAGAACTTGGGTTTGGACTTCAGGGAAAATGCAGGGAGCTGCTTGCAAACTACTGACTGTGGTGACCTCAAGTCCTGTGCGTGCAGCCATGCTTCCCAAGCCAAGGAGAATGGAAAATGGCAACCAGGCTTCCCGGACCCAGGGAAGGCACTGCCCCCAGGCAACTTCTACACTTTGCAAGGGCTATGGAGGAAAGTAGATCctagcacagccctgccagttCCTGTGGACCTTCAGAAGAAGTGGGGACACTGTGGCTTCACGGAAAGAGAATGGAAAGCCAAAGGAGTGGAATTGTTCTGCGGGGCAGAGAGGAATGTGAAAAACTCTTACTTGGAGGCTGTGGAGCAAGAGGAGAAGTTGGCTGCTGTCCCACCACCCAAGCCCCGTAGGACTTTCCGCTATCTTGCAGAAAactgtgccagcagctgcagcgaTGCCAGTGCTACCAAGGAAGCTCCCCTGGAAAAGAAACGTGGAGGAGACCTGGTTTCATTCTCCAACAATCTTGAGAAGAGAACAGTCAGCAGGATGATCCGAGGAAGAATCCAGAG GAAATCCTTTGAGTTTGAGGACATCCAGGGCTTCCGCAACTGGATGTCTGCCACCAGGTCCCATAAActtcaagaagaaacaaatggcACTGCAGGACCCAGGCTCATCTACACACAATCAGAAGACAACATCTATGAGGACATTATCT GTCCTGCAAAAGAGAACCCCTATGAAGATATCAGAGTGCTGCCTTTACCCCTATGGAAGGTCCCATCTGTTTGGAAATTACCACCTTCCCAAAGCACTAGTAGAGCTCCAAAG CTTCCTCCAAAACCTTCCTTCCTCAGTCGCAAGACTTTTGAGCTAAAGCCTTCCCTGACAAGTTTGCAAGGGAAAATGGTGAAGGACACGACCTTGCCTGTCACACTGACCGACTGGAAGCTGTTCCGAGCAGTAGAGGCTACTAGCAGGAGAAAGAACTTGCCCTGG ATGGTACTAAAAATACAGGAGATCTTTGTTTCTAAGCGTGGGAAGAAGAGGGTGAAATTGCTCAGTCCTGCTGGGAGAGAAGTGCCTCCAACAAAAG GTGAAACCAGTGGAAATGAAAGTGATACGGAAAACCAGCCAAAAA GTCGACACAAGGGTCTGCTACTGGTGCAGTCAGCCTCCAAGAGGAACCCACACTACCAAACATTGGAGAGAGATTTAATagagctccaggagcagcagctaTTTGAGCTGTTTGTGGTAGTGTCACTACAGAAGAAGTCATCTGAGATAAAATACACACCACAAATTATACAGCAGTTTCCCAGCAAG CCAGAACATCGCTTCAGACAGTCAAAGGATACTGAAGAGAGGCTAAAGGTCATTCCCAAATTCTGCTTTCCAGATCCCAAAGACTGGTTTCCTGCGTCAGACCTTAAAAG tgaaacattttcttttgtgttgaCGGGTGAGGATGGCAGCCGCTGGTTTGGATACTGCAAGAAGCTCCTG ccagaagggaaaggaaagcgcCTTCCTGAGGTATACTGCATCGTCAGCCGCCTGGGCTGCTTCAACCTCTTCTCCAAG ATTTTAGATGAAGTGGAGAAGAGGCGAGAGATGTCCCCAGCCCTCGTCCACCCATTTATGCGTAGCGTAATGGAAGCACCTTTCCCTGCTCCGGGACGCACTATTACTGTGAAGAGCTTCCTGCCAGGAGCAGGAAATGAG GTTATGAAACTCTGCCGTCCGTCGGATTCTCGACTTGAACATGTTGATTTCGAATGCCTGTTCAAGTGCCTAAGTGTCTCTCACATGATACGGGTCTTTGCCTCTCtcctgctggaaaggagagTGATCTTTGTTGCTGACAATTTAAG CACCCTGTCTAAATGTGGCCATGCTGCAGTTGCAATACTTTATCCCTTCACTTGGCAACACACGTACATACCAGTGCTACCAACTTCTATGATTGATATTGTGTGCTCTCCGACTCCATTCTTAATTGGCATTCTCTCCTGCTCATTACCACAGCTCCAAGACCTGCCTTTAGAAGAG GTTCTCATTGTTGATCTTTGTGCTGACAAGTTTTTGCAAGAG GTATCAGATGAAGAAGAAATCCTGCCTCATAAACTCCAGGCTGCACTTGTCCAAATTTTGGAGGAGCGAAATGAGATCTTGTCACATGAGCAGAGCCGTATGCAAG GTGACATGCCTCTTAACTCTCTGGTCTCTGAAGCTTTTGTGCACTTCTTTGTGGAGATCGTTGGTCACTATTCCCTGCACATGAACGTTACAGAAAAAGGAGAGCGAGTGTTCCAGCGGGAGCCATTCCGTAAATCCCACATGTCCCGCAACGTGCGCCACTTCCTGCACTTCTTCATGGAGACACAGATGTTTGCAGGGTTCATACAGGATCGAGAACTAAGTAAGAGTGCTGTCAAAG GGCTTTTTGAAGTCCGTGCCTTGGAGTATTTGGAGAGCATTCCAGAGACTGAGCCGACGGGGATGAACAGAATCCTTCGCACTCTTG gaaGTAAGATGAAATTTCTCCAGAAGAAATGA
- the DENND2C gene encoding DENN domain-containing protein 2C, translating to MHPAETGDSSFSRSAVQTLSRSHCRNIKQKISQWEGRTQGCSSKEKQQLNDFGVKYDPGCDVPSKVKPEDIEKGRKAGSEDPKNLGLDFRENAGSCLQTTDCGDLKSCACSHASQAKENGKWQPGFPDPGKALPPGNFYTLQGLWRKVDPSTALPVPVDLQKKWGHCGFTEREWKAKGVELFCGAERNVKNSYLEAVEQEEKLAAVPPPKPRRTFRYLAENCASSCSDASATKEAPLEKKRGGDLVSFSNNLEKRTVSRMIRGRIQRKSFEFEDIQGFRNWMSATRSHKLQEETNGTAGPRLIYTQSEDNIYEDIICPAKENPYEDIRVLPLPLWKVPSVWKLPPSQSTSRAPKMVLKIQEIFVSKRGKKRVKLLSPAGREVPPTKGETSGNESDTENQPKSRHKGLLLVQSASKRNPHYQTLERDLIELQEQQLFELFVVVSLQKKSSEIKYTPQIIQQFPSKPEHRFRQSKDTEERLKVIPKFCFPDPKDWFPASDLKSETFSFVLTGEDGSRWFGYCKKLLPEGKGKRLPEVYCIVSRLGCFNLFSKILDEVEKRREMSPALVHPFMRSVMEAPFPAPGRTITVKSFLPGAGNEVMKLCRPSDSRLEHVDFECLFKCLSVSHMIRVFASLLLERRVIFVADNLSTLSKCGHAAVAILYPFTWQHTYIPVLPTSMIDIVCSPTPFLIGILSCSLPQLQDLPLEEVLIVDLCADKFLQEVSDEEEILPHKLQAALVQILEERNEILSHEQSRDMPLNSLVSEAFVHFFVEIVGHYSLHMNVTEKGERVFQREPFRKSHMSRNVRHFLHFFMETQMFAGFIQDRELSKSAVKGLFEVRALEYLESIPETEPTGMNRILRTLGSKMKFLQKK from the exons ATGCACCCAGCAGAGACAGGTGACAGTAGCTTCTCCCGCTCTGCTGTGCAGACCCTCTCTCGGAGCCACTGCCGCAACATCAAACAGAAGATCTCCCAGTGGGAAGGGAGAACACAAGGGTGCTCCAGCaaggagaaacagcagctgaacGACTTTGGAGTAAAATATGATCCAGGCTGTGATGTTCCGTCCAAAGTGAAGCCTGAAGATATAGAGAAGGGCAGAAAGGCTGGGTCTGAAGATCCAAAGAACTTGGGTTTGGACTTCAGGGAAAATGCAGGGAGCTGCTTGCAAACTACTGACTGTGGTGACCTCAAGTCCTGTGCGTGCAGCCATGCTTCCCAAGCCAAGGAGAATGGAAAATGGCAACCAGGCTTCCCGGACCCAGGGAAGGCACTGCCCCCAGGCAACTTCTACACTTTGCAAGGGCTATGGAGGAAAGTAGATCctagcacagccctgccagttCCTGTGGACCTTCAGAAGAAGTGGGGACACTGTGGCTTCACGGAAAGAGAATGGAAAGCCAAAGGAGTGGAATTGTTCTGCGGGGCAGAGAGGAATGTGAAAAACTCTTACTTGGAGGCTGTGGAGCAAGAGGAGAAGTTGGCTGCTGTCCCACCACCCAAGCCCCGTAGGACTTTCCGCTATCTTGCAGAAAactgtgccagcagctgcagcgaTGCCAGTGCTACCAAGGAAGCTCCCCTGGAAAAGAAACGTGGAGGAGACCTGGTTTCATTCTCCAACAATCTTGAGAAGAGAACAGTCAGCAGGATGATCCGAGGAAGAATCCAGAG GAAATCCTTTGAGTTTGAGGACATCCAGGGCTTCCGCAACTGGATGTCTGCCACCAGGTCCCATAAActtcaagaagaaacaaatggcACTGCAGGACCCAGGCTCATCTACACACAATCAGAAGACAACATCTATGAGGACATTATCT GTCCTGCAAAAGAGAACCCCTATGAAGATATCAGAGTGCTGCCTTTACCCCTATGGAAGGTCCCATCTGTTTGGAAATTACCACCTTCCCAAAGCACTAGTAGAGCTCCAAAG ATGGTACTAAAAATACAGGAGATCTTTGTTTCTAAGCGTGGGAAGAAGAGGGTGAAATTGCTCAGTCCTGCTGGGAGAGAAGTGCCTCCAACAAAAG GTGAAACCAGTGGAAATGAAAGTGATACGGAAAACCAGCCAAAAA GTCGACACAAGGGTCTGCTACTGGTGCAGTCAGCCTCCAAGAGGAACCCACACTACCAAACATTGGAGAGAGATTTAATagagctccaggagcagcagctaTTTGAGCTGTTTGTGGTAGTGTCACTACAGAAGAAGTCATCTGAGATAAAATACACACCACAAATTATACAGCAGTTTCCCAGCAAG CCAGAACATCGCTTCAGACAGTCAAAGGATACTGAAGAGAGGCTAAAGGTCATTCCCAAATTCTGCTTTCCAGATCCCAAAGACTGGTTTCCTGCGTCAGACCTTAAAAG tgaaacattttcttttgtgttgaCGGGTGAGGATGGCAGCCGCTGGTTTGGATACTGCAAGAAGCTCCTG ccagaagggaaaggaaagcgcCTTCCTGAGGTATACTGCATCGTCAGCCGCCTGGGCTGCTTCAACCTCTTCTCCAAG ATTTTAGATGAAGTGGAGAAGAGGCGAGAGATGTCCCCAGCCCTCGTCCACCCATTTATGCGTAGCGTAATGGAAGCACCTTTCCCTGCTCCGGGACGCACTATTACTGTGAAGAGCTTCCTGCCAGGAGCAGGAAATGAG GTTATGAAACTCTGCCGTCCGTCGGATTCTCGACTTGAACATGTTGATTTCGAATGCCTGTTCAAGTGCCTAAGTGTCTCTCACATGATACGGGTCTTTGCCTCTCtcctgctggaaaggagagTGATCTTTGTTGCTGACAATTTAAG CACCCTGTCTAAATGTGGCCATGCTGCAGTTGCAATACTTTATCCCTTCACTTGGCAACACACGTACATACCAGTGCTACCAACTTCTATGATTGATATTGTGTGCTCTCCGACTCCATTCTTAATTGGCATTCTCTCCTGCTCATTACCACAGCTCCAAGACCTGCCTTTAGAAGAG GTTCTCATTGTTGATCTTTGTGCTGACAAGTTTTTGCAAGAG GTATCAGATGAAGAAGAAATCCTGCCTCATAAACTCCAGGCTGCACTTGTCCAAATTTTGGAGGAGCGAAATGAGATCTTGTCACATGAGCAGAGCC GTGACATGCCTCTTAACTCTCTGGTCTCTGAAGCTTTTGTGCACTTCTTTGTGGAGATCGTTGGTCACTATTCCCTGCACATGAACGTTACAGAAAAAGGAGAGCGAGTGTTCCAGCGGGAGCCATTCCGTAAATCCCACATGTCCCGCAACGTGCGCCACTTCCTGCACTTCTTCATGGAGACACAGATGTTTGCAGGGTTCATACAGGATCGAGAACTAAGTAAGAGTGCTGTCAAAG GGCTTTTTGAAGTCCGTGCCTTGGAGTATTTGGAGAGCATTCCAGAGACTGAGCCGACGGGGATGAACAGAATCCTTCGCACTCTTG gaaGTAAGATGAAATTTCTCCAGAAGAAATGA
- the DENND2C gene encoding DENN domain-containing protein 2C isoform X2 codes for MPAVQRDKVALAGSSCRTQGLLDAPGCFGVSCQLDACKTQTLSRSHCRNIKQKISQWEGRTQGCSSKEKQQLNDFGVKYDPGCDVPSKVKPEDIEKGRKAGSEDPKNLGLDFRENAGSCLQTTDCGDLKSCACSHASQAKENGKWQPGFPDPGKALPPGNFYTLQGLWRKVDPSTALPVPVDLQKKWGHCGFTEREWKAKGVELFCGAERNVKNSYLEAVEQEEKLAAVPPPKPRRTFRYLAENCASSCSDASATKEAPLEKKRGGDLVSFSNNLEKRTVSRMIRGRIQRKSFEFEDIQGFRNWMSATRSHKLQEETNGTAGPRLIYTQSEDNIYEDIICPAKENPYEDIRVLPLPLWKVPSVWKLPPSQSTSRAPKLPPKPSFLSRKTFELKPSLTSLQGKMVKDTTLPVTLTDWKLFRAVEATSRRKNLPWMVLKIQEIFVSKRGKKRVKLLSPAGREVPPTKGETSGNESDTENQPKSRHKGLLLVQSASKRNPHYQTLERDLIELQEQQLFELFVVVSLQKKSSEIKYTPQIIQQFPSKPEHRFRQSKDTEERLKVIPKFCFPDPKDWFPASDLKSETFSFVLTGEDGSRWFGYCKKLLPEGKGKRLPEVYCIVSRLGCFNLFSKILDEVEKRREMSPALVHPFMRSVMEAPFPAPGRTITVKSFLPGAGNEVMKLCRPSDSRLEHVDFECLFKCLSVSHMIRVFASLLLERRVIFVADNLSTLSKCGHAAVAILYPFTWQHTYIPVLPTSMIDIVCSPTPFLIGILSCSLPQLQDLPLEEVLIVDLCADKFLQEVSDEEEILPHKLQAALVQILEERNEILSHEQSRMQGDMPLNSLVSEAFVHFFVEIVGHYSLHMNVTEKGERVFQREPFRKSHMSRNVRHFLHFFMETQMFAGFIQDRELSKSAVKGLFEVRALEYLESIPETEPTGMNRILRTLGSKMKFLQKK; via the exons ATGCCTGCTGTACAGCGGGATAAG GTTGCACTAGCAGGCAGTTCTTGCAGGACTCAGGGGCTCTTGGATGCCCCTGGATGCTTTGGAGTCTCATGCCAGCTTGATGCATGCAAGACACAG ACCCTCTCTCGGAGCCACTGCCGCAACATCAAACAGAAGATCTCCCAGTGGGAAGGGAGAACACAAGGGTGCTCCAGCaaggagaaacagcagctgaacGACTTTGGAGTAAAATATGATCCAGGCTGTGATGTTCCGTCCAAAGTGAAGCCTGAAGATATAGAGAAGGGCAGAAAGGCTGGGTCTGAAGATCCAAAGAACTTGGGTTTGGACTTCAGGGAAAATGCAGGGAGCTGCTTGCAAACTACTGACTGTGGTGACCTCAAGTCCTGTGCGTGCAGCCATGCTTCCCAAGCCAAGGAGAATGGAAAATGGCAACCAGGCTTCCCGGACCCAGGGAAGGCACTGCCCCCAGGCAACTTCTACACTTTGCAAGGGCTATGGAGGAAAGTAGATCctagcacagccctgccagttCCTGTGGACCTTCAGAAGAAGTGGGGACACTGTGGCTTCACGGAAAGAGAATGGAAAGCCAAAGGAGTGGAATTGTTCTGCGGGGCAGAGAGGAATGTGAAAAACTCTTACTTGGAGGCTGTGGAGCAAGAGGAGAAGTTGGCTGCTGTCCCACCACCCAAGCCCCGTAGGACTTTCCGCTATCTTGCAGAAAactgtgccagcagctgcagcgaTGCCAGTGCTACCAAGGAAGCTCCCCTGGAAAAGAAACGTGGAGGAGACCTGGTTTCATTCTCCAACAATCTTGAGAAGAGAACAGTCAGCAGGATGATCCGAGGAAGAATCCAGAG GAAATCCTTTGAGTTTGAGGACATCCAGGGCTTCCGCAACTGGATGTCTGCCACCAGGTCCCATAAActtcaagaagaaacaaatggcACTGCAGGACCCAGGCTCATCTACACACAATCAGAAGACAACATCTATGAGGACATTATCT GTCCTGCAAAAGAGAACCCCTATGAAGATATCAGAGTGCTGCCTTTACCCCTATGGAAGGTCCCATCTGTTTGGAAATTACCACCTTCCCAAAGCACTAGTAGAGCTCCAAAG CTTCCTCCAAAACCTTCCTTCCTCAGTCGCAAGACTTTTGAGCTAAAGCCTTCCCTGACAAGTTTGCAAGGGAAAATGGTGAAGGACACGACCTTGCCTGTCACACTGACCGACTGGAAGCTGTTCCGAGCAGTAGAGGCTACTAGCAGGAGAAAGAACTTGCCCTGG ATGGTACTAAAAATACAGGAGATCTTTGTTTCTAAGCGTGGGAAGAAGAGGGTGAAATTGCTCAGTCCTGCTGGGAGAGAAGTGCCTCCAACAAAAG GTGAAACCAGTGGAAATGAAAGTGATACGGAAAACCAGCCAAAAA GTCGACACAAGGGTCTGCTACTGGTGCAGTCAGCCTCCAAGAGGAACCCACACTACCAAACATTGGAGAGAGATTTAATagagctccaggagcagcagctaTTTGAGCTGTTTGTGGTAGTGTCACTACAGAAGAAGTCATCTGAGATAAAATACACACCACAAATTATACAGCAGTTTCCCAGCAAG CCAGAACATCGCTTCAGACAGTCAAAGGATACTGAAGAGAGGCTAAAGGTCATTCCCAAATTCTGCTTTCCAGATCCCAAAGACTGGTTTCCTGCGTCAGACCTTAAAAG tgaaacattttcttttgtgttgaCGGGTGAGGATGGCAGCCGCTGGTTTGGATACTGCAAGAAGCTCCTG ccagaagggaaaggaaagcgcCTTCCTGAGGTATACTGCATCGTCAGCCGCCTGGGCTGCTTCAACCTCTTCTCCAAG ATTTTAGATGAAGTGGAGAAGAGGCGAGAGATGTCCCCAGCCCTCGTCCACCCATTTATGCGTAGCGTAATGGAAGCACCTTTCCCTGCTCCGGGACGCACTATTACTGTGAAGAGCTTCCTGCCAGGAGCAGGAAATGAG GTTATGAAACTCTGCCGTCCGTCGGATTCTCGACTTGAACATGTTGATTTCGAATGCCTGTTCAAGTGCCTAAGTGTCTCTCACATGATACGGGTCTTTGCCTCTCtcctgctggaaaggagagTGATCTTTGTTGCTGACAATTTAAG CACCCTGTCTAAATGTGGCCATGCTGCAGTTGCAATACTTTATCCCTTCACTTGGCAACACACGTACATACCAGTGCTACCAACTTCTATGATTGATATTGTGTGCTCTCCGACTCCATTCTTAATTGGCATTCTCTCCTGCTCATTACCACAGCTCCAAGACCTGCCTTTAGAAGAG GTTCTCATTGTTGATCTTTGTGCTGACAAGTTTTTGCAAGAG GTATCAGATGAAGAAGAAATCCTGCCTCATAAACTCCAGGCTGCACTTGTCCAAATTTTGGAGGAGCGAAATGAGATCTTGTCACATGAGCAGAGCCGTATGCAAG GTGACATGCCTCTTAACTCTCTGGTCTCTGAAGCTTTTGTGCACTTCTTTGTGGAGATCGTTGGTCACTATTCCCTGCACATGAACGTTACAGAAAAAGGAGAGCGAGTGTTCCAGCGGGAGCCATTCCGTAAATCCCACATGTCCCGCAACGTGCGCCACTTCCTGCACTTCTTCATGGAGACACAGATGTTTGCAGGGTTCATACAGGATCGAGAACTAAGTAAGAGTGCTGTCAAAG GGCTTTTTGAAGTCCGTGCCTTGGAGTATTTGGAGAGCATTCCAGAGACTGAGCCGACGGGGATGAACAGAATCCTTCGCACTCTTG gaaGTAAGATGAAATTTCTCCAGAAGAAATGA